In one window of Nycticebus coucang isolate mNycCou1 chromosome 23, mNycCou1.pri, whole genome shotgun sequence DNA:
- the LOC128575842 gene encoding LRP chaperone MESD-like, translating to MDAGCSNKVPPMRNGPSPDTESAGTLILDFPTSRAKEDDIEKGDLPEHKRPPAPVDFSKLDPGKPESILKITKKGKMLMMFITVSGKPSEKETEDISSLQQASLFNANCDVQRFIVGSDHEIFKLGDGSYAWEIKDLLVSQDRCADVTLEGQMYPGKGGGSKKKNKTKQDKGRKKKEGDSKSQASKEENQAGYKREEL from the coding sequence ATGGATGCAGGATGCAGCAATAAGGTGCCACCTATGAGAAATggaccctcaccagacacagaatctgctggcaccttgatcttggacttcccaacctccagagcTAAAGAAGACGACATTGAAAAAGGAGACCTCCCAGAGCACAAGAGGCCCCCTGCACCTGTGGACTTCTCCAAGCTAGACCCGGGCAAGCCTGAAAGCATACTGAAAATAACCAAGAAGGGGAAGATGCTCATGATGTTCATCACTGTGTCAGGAAAACCTAGTGAGAAGGAGACAGAGGACATTTCGAGCCTCCAGCAGGCAAGTCTATTCAATGCCAACTGCGATGTCCAGAGGTTCATTGTGGGATCAGACCATGAGATCTTCAAGCTTGGTGATGGGAGCTACGCCTGGGAGATCAAGGACCTTTTGGTCAGTCAAGACAGGTGTGCTGACGTAACTCTAGAGGGACAGATGTACCCTGGCAAAGGAggaggaagcaaaaagaaaaataaaacgaAGCAAGACAAGggcagaaagaagaaggaaggagattcAAAATCTCAGGCTTCCAAGGAAGAAAATCAAGCAGGGTATAAAAGAGAAGAGCTGTGA